The proteins below are encoded in one region of Scatophagus argus isolate fScaArg1 chromosome 24, fScaArg1.pri, whole genome shotgun sequence:
- the clic5a gene encoding chloride intracellular channel protein 5a isoform X2 produces MTDTAAEEDKDPDIELFVKAGSDGESIGNCPFSQRLFMILWLKGVVFNVTTVDLKRKPADLHNLAPGTHPPFLTFQGEVLTDVNKIEEYLEAMLAPPKYPRLAARNRESNTAGNDIFAKFSAYVKNTSPDKHRALENSLNKALAKLDEYLMSPLPDDVQEGESNRKYLDGDELTLADCNLLPKLHVLKVVSKKYRKYKIPSEFRGVLRYLSNAYSRDEFTNTCPSDVEIELAYKDVAKRLGK; encoded by the exons gctGGGAGTGATGGCGAGAGCATTGGAAACTGTCCTTTCTCTCAGCGCCTCTTTATGATCCTCTGGCTGAAAGGCGTAGTCTTCAATGTCACCACTGTTGACCTCAAGAG GAAACCGGCTGACCTTCACAACCTGGCTCCAGGGACACACCCGCCTTTCCTCACCTTCCAAGGGGAGGTTCTCACCGACGTCAACAAAATAGAGGAGTACCTGGAGGCGATGCTTGCTCCACCAAA GTATCCCAGACTTGCGGCAAGGAATCGTGAATCCAACACAGCAGGAAATGACATATTTGCCAAGTTTTCTGCTTACGTCAAAAACACAAGCCCAGATAAGCATCGTG cattAGAGAATAGTCTGAACAAGGCCCTGGCTAAGCTGGATGAGTATCTGATGAGCCCACTTCCTGATGATGTTCAGGAGGGAGAATCCAACCGCAAATACCTGGACGGAGACGAGCTGACGCTGGCTGACTGCAACCTTCTGCCCAAACTTCATGTTTTGAAG GTGGTTTCGAAGAAATACAGGAAGTACAAGATCCCGTCTGAGTTCAGAGGGGTGTTGCGTTACCTCAGCAACGCCTACAGCCGAGACGAATTCACCAACACGTGTCCATCTGACGTGGAAATCGAGCTTGCCTACAAGGACGTAGCAAAGAGGCTGGGAAAATGA